A window of Rhododendron vialii isolate Sample 1 chromosome 13a, ASM3025357v1 contains these coding sequences:
- the LOC131315030 gene encoding uncharacterized protein LOC131315030, whose amino-acid sequence MEDKSIDAAIATKVVPTVPPTATNGKKTPTEGEKARNKRGGFTFIKAAMFMVRRGPSGKSKPPVASNDKLMKLVGSMRPLHLQDNQSPPPSIGKQSEEMISTPLSSPDRPSSSSSSVDSMSQYGSATNLQALDKGGVMRSYASSPNLQGLVEVDKGSESSESRYASSTNLQRSSRYASAKDLLELELKGDDSGDDDDENDEDSDNNNNGGDEMIDAKADEFIAKFYNQMKLQHMHSF is encoded by the exons ATGGAAGATAAATCAATCGATGCAGCCATCGCTACCAAAGTAGTCCCAACCGTCCCCCCCACCGCAACAAATGGCAAGAAAACTCCTACGGAAGGAGAAAAGGCGAGGAACAAGAGAGGCGGATTCACCTTCATAAAGGCGGCAATGTTCATGGTGCGCCGTGGGCCAAGTGGAAAATCCAAGCCACCAGTGGCCTCAAATGACAAGTTGATGAAACTTGTGGGATCAATGCGCCCCTTGCACCTGCAGGACAACCAGTCGCCGCCACCATCCATTGGCAAACAATCCGAGGAAATGATATCCACACCTTTGTCATCACCAGATCggccctcctcctcctccagctCTGTCGATAGCATGAGTCAGTATGGTTCCGCCACCAACCTCCAGGCTCTTGATAAGGGAGGGGTCATGAGATCATATGCTTCATCACCGAATCTCCAAGGGCTTGTG GAAGTTGACAAGGGATCAGAGTCATCAGAGAGCCGATATGCttcttcaacaaatctccaGAGATCATCCCGTTATGCTTCGGCAAAGGACCTTCTCGAACTTGAATTGAAAGGTGATGATAGTGGCGACGATGACGATGAAAATGATGAGGATTCGGATAATAATAATAACGGGGGAGACGAAATGATCGATGCCAAGGCCGACGAGTTCATTGCCAAGTTTTACAATCAAATGAAGCTTCAGCACATGCATTCATTCTAA